The following proteins are encoded in a genomic region of Hippocampus zosterae strain Florida chromosome 2, ASM2543408v3, whole genome shotgun sequence:
- the arf3a gene encoding ADP-ribosylation factor 3a: MGNIFGNLLKSLIGKKEMRILMVGLDAAGKTTILYKLKLGEIVTTIPTIGFNVETVEYKNISFTVWDVGGQDKIRPLWRHYFQNTQGLIFVVDSNDRERVNEAREELMRMLAEDELRDAVLLVFANKQDLPNAMNAAEITDKLGLHSLRHRNWYIQATCATSGDGLYEGLDWLANQLKNKK, from the exons ATGGGCAATATATTTGGAAACCTGTTGAAGAGCCTGATAGGGAAAAAGGAGATGCGGATTCTCATGGTGGGGCTGGATGCTGCTGGGAAAACCACCATCCTTTACAAGCTGAAGCTGGGCGAGATTGTCACCACAATTCCCACAATTG GCTTTAACGTTGAGACTGTGGAGTATAAGAACATCAGCTTCACCGTGTGGGATGTGGGCGGTCAGGACAAGATTCGTCCCTTGTGGAGGCACTACTTCCAAAACACTCAGG GTTTGATCTTTGTGGTGGACAGCAACGACCGCGAGCGTGTGAATGAAGCTCGAGAGGAACTCATGAGGATGCTGGCCGAGGACGAGCTGCGGGATGCCGTTCTCCTGGTCTTTGCCAACAAGCAG gacCTGCCCAATGCCATGAATGCGGCGGAGATCACGGACAAGCTGGGCCTGCACTCCCTGCGCCACCGCAACTGGTACATTCAGGCCACCTGTGCCACCAGCGGCGACGGCCTGTATGAGGGCCTGGACTGGCTGGCTAATCAGCTGAAGAACAAAAAGTGA